The following nucleotide sequence is from Mesorhizobium sp. CAU 1732.
AACGCACCGGCTCCGGCACGGTCGTGTGGAAGTCACGCGAAAGGCTGGCGGCAGGAGAGATCGACTACGACCAGTTCATGGACATCGTCGCCTCATCGGCGCCGTCCGTCGGCTACTGCAACACGATGGGCACGGCGACGACGATGAACTCGCTGGCCGAGGCGCTCGGCATGCAGTTGCCGGGCTCCGCCGCCATTCCAGCACCCTATCGCGAGCGCGGCCAGATCGCCTACCAAACCGGCAAGCGCATCGTCGACATGGTGCGCGAGGACCTGAAACCCTCCGATATCATGACGCGGGAAGCCTTCGAGAACGCCATCGTCGTCAATTCTGCCATCGGCGGCTCGACCAATGCGCCGATCCACCTCAACGCGATCGCGCGGCATCTCGGCGTGTCGCTGACCGTCGATGACTGGCAGAAGGTCGGTCACCACGTTCCGCTGATCGTCAATCTCCAGCCGGCCGGTGAATATCTCGGCGAGGACTATCATCATGCGGGCGGTGTGCCGGCCGTGGTGGCAGAGCTGATGAAGGCCGGCTTGCTGCCGCACCCCGGAGCCATGACCGCCAACGGCCGCACGATCGGCGACAATTGCGCCGCGGCGGAGAATCTCGACGGCAAGGTCATCCGTACCGTGGCCAATCCGCTCAGGAAGGATGCCGGCTTCATCAACCTGAAAGGCAATCTGTTCGATTCCGCAATCATGAAGACGTCGGTCATCTCGCCGGAGTTTCGCGACCGCTATCTGTCAAATCCGCAAGACCCCGATGCCTTCGAGGGCGTCGCCGCCGTCTTCGACGGTCCGGAAGACTACCACCATCGCATTGAGGATCCGTCACTCGGCCTGAACGAGAATACCATCCTGTTCATGCGCGGAGCCGGCCCAGTCGGTTATCCCGGCGGCGCCGAAGTCGTGAACATGCAGCCGCCGGCCTACCTGCTGAAGGCGGGCATCCACTCGCTGCCCTGCATCGGCGATGGCCGTCAGTCCGGCACTTCCGGCTCTCCATCGATCCTCAACGCCTCGCCCGAGGCGGCCGTCGGTGGTGGCCTTGCGCTGCTGCGTACGGGTGACCGGGTACGCATCGACCTGCGCAAGGGGACCGCCGACATCCTCGTGTCGGACGACGAGATCAAGCGCCGTCGCGTCGACCTGCAAAGCGAGGGCGGCTATGCATATCCGAAGCATCAGACACCGTGGCAGGAGATCCAACGGTCGATGGTCGACCAGTTGTCCGAGGGAATGGTTCTGAAGCCGGCGGTGAAGTACCAGAACATCGCCGTCACCAGCGGCGTGCCGCGCGACAATCATTAGAGCATCGGACCGAAAAGTGGCCTGCGGTTTTCGGGTTCTTCCGATGCTCAAACAAAGAGATAGATCGCCACTCGTGCGTCCGTCAGGATGCACGGCGATCTAGGACAGCTCCGGCTTGGGGCCGAATTGCTCGACAGGCAGAGAAGCCGATGTCTGTCGAAATCGAAGTCGAGGTCAATTGCCGACAGCTTCTGCAACTCCGCCAAGGTGGTCGTCCCGGTCTGCTGTCGAGATCGGTGCCCGATGGGCGAAGACTGTGATTGATCTGGAACAGGGGCCTGAGGATGCGCTATGATTAGTTTCACGCGGCAACGGAACTCCGGATCCTGTTCCGGCTTCCGCTCCGAGGTTTGACCGGAATGGCTTCTCCTTTCACCGCGGCGATCCGCAGCATGGATGACTGGATCGCGGGACCGGCCTCCCTGCTCGATGAACTCGCGCGCGTCAAATCCGGCAGCCGCGTGATCGTGTCGGTCGCTGATGACGGGAGCGCGCTTGAAATCAGGCCGGCGTCGAGCCGAAAGCCGTCTGCTCCCCTGTCGGTGCCGATTTCTCCAGACGCGCAGCCGCCCGCTGCATTGCGTACAGCGGTGAACGGAAAGACGGTCCATCTCGGCATCCCCGAGAGCTGGGTGATCGCGCGCCGGATCGAACTGCCGATGGAGGCTGCCAGCCACGTCGAGGGTATCGTTGCATCGCGAATGGGCGCGCTTTCGCCATTGCCTGTCTCCGACATCTATTTCGGCCACAGGGTGCTCGAGATCGACCGCGAAGCCCGGCAGATGACGGTCGCCGTCGCGATCGTTCCGAGGTCGCGCGTCGCTGCTGCCCTGGCATGCCTGAATGTGACCGAGGCCCGCCAGGTCTTGATCTCGGCGCCGTTTCCCGAAGGCGGTGCAGTGACCGTGTCGACGCACCGGCAACAGGGCTCCGGGACCCGTGGCCGGATAAAGTTTCTTCTCGCCGGAGTTTTGGGCATCAGCGTCGTGGCGGCCATCACGGCGCTGGCGGCGCGGCCGCTGATCAAGGACAGCTATGCCGAGCGCCGCGCTGCCGTCGAGGCCCGGGCCGAAAAGGCGCGGCAGGCGATCACGCTCGCGGCGACTCCGTACAAGGCTGACAGCGCGCCTGAGCAGACCGCGCTGAATATCAAGGAAGACGCCGTGAGCGCGCTTGCAGCATTGGACGACCTGGCTCAGGCGTTGCCCACGCACTCCTATGCCACGGAGGTGTCTTTCGCCGATGGGCGCATGCGTCTTTTGGGGCGGACGATCGACGTACCGGAAGTGCTGACCGCGCTGGAATCGTCGGGTCGTTTCGAAGACAGCAAGCTGGTCGGACCGGCTCTGCGCGGCGAGGATGGCGTCACCTCGGAGTTCGATGTCGACACCCGCCCGCTCATCCGCACGGGAAGCTCGCTGCGATGAGGCCGACGACACTATGGCGCGACACGCGGCTTCAATCGCTCATGGTCATTGCCCTGCTGTTCGTCGCAACTCTGGTGCTCGTCGCCGACACTCTCCTGTCCTGGCGCGCGGAAGCGCAAACGCTGGCGCTCTATGAGGAACGTGCCGCATTGCTCGAAAGCAAGGCGTCCAATTCCCCGGTTCAACAGGGCGAAACGCCGGCGCTGGACCTTGGCGGGAGCAGGATACTTCTCGATTCCCAAACCAGCGGGCTCGTCTCGGCCGAGTTCCAGCGCCTGCTTTCCGACCGCGTGGAACGCGTGGGCGCCGTTATCAGGCGCGTCGACATTCCCACGGACGGGCAAATCGCCATCACAGACGGTCCTCAGTTGGAGTCCTTGGAACGCGTTCGTTTGACCGTCGATATCGAGGTCATGGAACAATCGCTGCCAGATCTCCTATATGCCATCGAGGCAGGTTCGCCCGTCATGATCGTCGACAGCTTCCGGCTTCGGTTGAACCGCCGGGTTGATTTGGGGGGAGATCAGACCTCAAGTTCCCTGGATCGACCGCTGTCGCTGAACGTCTCGCTCTCCGCCTTCCGCGAGAAGGACCCCCAGTCATGACAACGCTGCTGCGCGCGACATTGATGCTCGCCGCCGTCGCGGCTTCTTCGAGCCTGTCCTTCGGCACGGAAAGGCTGTCGGTCAGGGAGCGCCCGCTGAGCGACTATGCGGCGCTTCGGGATCGGCCGCTGTTCTCGCCGGACCGGACTGCTCCGATCGCATTCGTTGCCGCCGAGCCGGAACCTGTCGTCGTGCAGCCCGAGCCAGAGCCCGAACCCGAGCCGCCGCCTGCCGCGGCGCCCGATTGGCAATTGGTTGGCATCGTGCGGTCGGCAAGGCTTAACAGCGCGACCTTCACCAGCCCGTTCGAAATGGCGGCCTTCACGCTGCGCACGGGGGAAAGCCGGGAAGGTTGGACCCTGAAGGTAGTCGGCCAGTTTGAAGTCAAGCTCGACGGAGCGGGAGGACGCGCCTCGCTGCGTTTTTCCGATGAGGCGAGCGGTCAACAAATGGTTCCGTCGGAGCAGTGGATGAACACGGAGCCCGGGGTTGATCCATATGGAGAAGCCGATAATCATGGATCCGGGGGGTGATCCGTATCCCAGCTCGCGATTGGCGCATGTTCGGCCTCAGAACGCTGCAACAAGGCGATGACGCGCTTGCATTCGAACACCAGGCGCACAGTTAGGAAGTTCGGCCTCCATGGGCTCCACGGCATTCGCATACAAGGCTTTGAATGGCGAGGGTCGTCTCGAACTCGGGCGGATCGATGCGTCCGATTCCGACGATGCCGTCCAGAAGCTCGGGGCGCGCGGGCTGATCCCGGTCAGTGTCGAACAGAGCGTGCGGTCTGCATCACGCGCACCGCTGTTTACGACCCGGATACCGCCGGCGGCTGTCACGCGGCTGCTCTCCGATCTGTCGATCATGCTGAATGCGGGAATCCGGATCGACGAGGCGCTGGCGATCATGGAAAAGGAATTCGACAGCGGCAGGCTTCAACCCGTCGTTGCCGGCATTCGCACCGACCTGGCGTCGGGCAAGTCATTCTCCAGTGCGATGGAGGCCTGGCCTGCCTTGTTCCCGACGTTCCAGGTCGCAATGATTCGTGTCGCGGAGAGCTCCGGCAAATTGCCCACCCTCCTGTCGCGCATCGTGGAGGAGCGCCAGAGTTTCGAGGCATTGCAAGTCAAGGTCAGCGAGGCGCTTCGGTATCCGGCGGTCCTGTTTGCCGGCACGATCTGCGTACTGGTCTTCTTTCTGGTAGGGGTCGTTCCTCAGTTCGAACCGATGATCATGCAGGGCGGCAACACGGACACGGTGATGGTGGCGATGTTCGCGGTCTCGACTTTCCTGCGCGACTACGGGCTTCTCCTTCTGCTTGGGGCATCGGTACTCGTATTGCTGGGCTTCGTGGCGGCACGGCGGGGCCTTCTTTCGGCATGGCTCTGGGGTTTCGCCAAAAAGCTTCCGCTTCTGTCGGATATACCGGGCAGCTATCGGACCGGGCGGTTCGCCCGTCTCCTCGGCATCATGGTCGAAACGGGCGTGGCGGTTCCCGTGGCTTTCAAACTCATCAGCGATACCATCGATCACGGCGAGGCTGCGCGGGCACGCGCGCAGCAGGCATCCGACGCCCTGCGGCACGGGAACAGGCTTGGCCATGCGCTCGAAATCCTCCAGCTTCCCCCGCTGGCGGTGCGCATGCTGAGGCTCGGCGAGCAGAGTGGCGAACTCGCAGGTCTGGCCTATCGTGTCGCCGACTTCTATGAAGTACGGCTGGAGCGTTCGCTGTCGCGTATCGTCGGGCTCGTCGGCCCTGCGGCGGTGGCAACCATCAGCATTTTGATCGGCGGTATGATCGTGTCGATCATGTCCACTCTTATGTCCTTCAACGATATGGTCCGATAGGAGCCAGAGTGCATGAGCGTACATTTCGCAGTTGATTCCCATCTCACGCAGCGCAAGCGTGCCCGGCGCCGCAGGGCGGGCTTCACGCTGATCGAGATGCTGGTCGTTCTGGCCATCATCGGCCTGATCTCGGCGCTCGTAGGACCTCGTGTTCTGGCGCAGTTGTCCGACTCGCGCGAGCGTGCCGCCAAACTTCAGATCGAGGCATTCTCCAGCGCGCTCGACATCTTCTACATAGATGTCGGCCGTTATCCGGTGCAGGCCGAGGGCCTGGGAGCCCTGGTGCGCAAGCCCTCGACCATTCAGGTCTGGAACGGGCCATACCTGCGCGGCGAGAGTGTTCCGCTCGACCCGTGGGGCAATGAATACAAATACGCGAGCGACGGAAAGACGTTCAACATCACAGCCGATGGACCCGGTGGGCGCGGCTCCAATGTGTCCGACTAGCCCTGGGGGCAACAGCAACCGAAAAACGGCGCAGCGCGGCGTCGTGCTGCTCGATGTGGTCGCGGCGCTCGCGATCTTCGCCCTCGCGGCCTTCGTGCTGATGCCGCGCCCGCGTTACACCGTCGGGGCTGCCGAGCTTTCCGGCGAGGCGGTTCGCATCAGCGGGGAGTTCCGCAAGGGCAGAGCGAAGGCCCTGACCACGGGCAGCGTCGTCGACGTAGCGGTCGATCCGGGAAACAATCGCATTCAGGTGGATGGCGCCAATGCGATCTCGATCAGGGACGGGGTAGCCTTGAACTGGGTCACGTCGGACCGGTGTCCCATACGAGGCGGAACCAGAGCCTTGCGCTTCCTTGCCGACGGACGGTCCTGCGGGGGCGTCATGACACTGTCCGCCAGCGGCCGGGCGATCGACCTGCGCGTCGACTGGCTGACCGGTCGCGTGGAAATGAGCCCGAAATGACAGCGCGGCGCAGACGCGGCTTCACGCTGATCGAGGTTCTGGCCTCGCTTGCCATCGCCGTGCTGCTGATCGTTCCGATCGCGCGGATGATCACGGGCACCGCGGGCGCGTTCGCGGGTCTGGAGCGATCGACCGAGCGCCGTGTCGGCATGCAGGCGGCCATGGCGGTCGCGATGACCCTCGACCAGTTGCGGACGGGCCGGCGCGTGATCGGGGATTACACGGTCATCGTGGAGCCATACCGCTTCGAACGCGCTTCGGCGCTGGCTCGGGCCGGATGGCAGCTTTACTCCGTCACCGTTCGCAGCACCGACGGATCAGGTGACGACGTCATACAGACCGTGCGCCTCGGCAAGCTGCAATGACGAGGAAACGCAGCGCCCGGGCCGGCTTCACGCTGATCGAGGCTTTGGCTTCGCTGGTGCTTGCGACGATGCTGTTTGGCGGGCTGGCGCTCTACACCGGAACCTGGCTGCGCCAGTGGCATGGGATGATCGCCAGAGGCGGGCAGGAGGACACGGTGGCCGTGATCCTCGACCGGATGGTGGAGGATCTGGAGGCCGCGCAGCCCGGCTATTCCAACGCGCAACAGGCCGCTGCGGTCCGCTTCACCGGCCATGCCGATGCGGTCACCTTCGTGCGCCCGGCGCTCGGCTACGAGCCGCGTGCGGGACTTGATGACATCACCTATTCGATGGGTCGGGCCGGATCCGACGACGCCCTCATTCGTGCCCGCCGCGATTTCATGATGAGCGGCGGTGGGGAGGATCTTCCGCTGATGCGCGGCGATCTGAAGCTGTCGTTCAGCTATGCCGGAACGGACGCCGCGCTCAGCCCCGAATGGACAAGCACCAATCGCCTGCCGTCACTCGTCCGCATCGAGATATCCGGCAATTCTCCGCGTCCCTGGCGGCAATGGGCCTATGCGCGGCTGCGCGTCGAGCTGCCCGCGCGGTGCGGCGCGGCCGACGCGCTCGCGCCGTGTCTGCAGCGCTACGGCATCGGCTCCTGAACTTCGCAGGGCTGTACCACGGCAGCAGCGCATGAAGCCGGATGCGGGCGAGAACATCGGCAAGCCAGGCTTGCGGATCGACGCCGTTGAGCTTGGCGCAGGTGATCAACGATCTTCATTTGAAATCCTTGCGGTATTTGAAATCCTTGCGGTCGATGTGATCTCGGTATAACATTCACTCAACTCAGGCATGACCCCACCGCTCCACTCGATCATTTCCAGGCTCCACCTGAAACAGCTGCGGCTCCTGGTCGCGCTGGGCGAGAACGGCTCGCTCCTGAAGGCCTCGCAGCAGGTCGCCTTGACGCAACCGGGCGCGAGCAAGGCATTGCAGGAGATCGAGACGACCTTCGGCACGCCGCTGTTCGTTCGCACCAACCGGGGCCTGGAGCCCAATGCCGTCGGCCATTGCGTGATCCGCTATGCGCGCCTGATCCAGACGGATCTCGCGCACCTGCGCGACGAGATCGTCGGAATCATGCGCGGCCAGGGCGGGCGGGTGGCGGCCGGCGTCATCATGGGCGCGGTGCCGCTGCTCACCGATGCCGTCTCCGCGCTCGTTGCGCGGCAGGCCGACCTGTCCGTCGAGATCGTCGAGGACACCAGCGCCGCCCTGCTGGCCCAGCTCGACGCCGGTCGGCTCGACCTGGCGATCTGCCGCACGACCATCAGCCAGGCGCCGCAGGTCTACGACAGCGTGAAGCTCCAGGATGAAACGCTCGCGGTGATCGCGAACGTCGACCATCCGCTGCGGCACGCGAAGAAGCTCACTCTGCAGGAACTGGTGCCATACCGATGGGTGGTATACCGCGCGAACATGCCGATGCGGCTCCTGCTCGAACGCGAATACCGCGATTGCGGGATCCGGTTCCCGGAACACCTGCTCGAGACGACCTCCGCTTTTGCGACGCTGGCGCTGCTGCAGGCCAACCCGTCCTTCGTGGCCCTGGTGTCGATCGAAGTCGCGCAGTTCTTCGCGCACCGGCAGATGACGCGCATCCTGCCGCTGGCCCTGGCGTCGCGAAGCGAGGCCTATGAGCTCGTCACCCGCAAGGGGGCGCCGATCCCGCCCGTCGCCAAACTGCTGATCGACGAATTGGTCCATCGCCAGTCCTGAGCATCAGGCCGGCGCGGCCGCGTCGGCCAGCGCTGTGGGCGACGCTGATCGCCGGCCCCATGCCACCGGCGCTGAGATCACTGGCCTCGGGTCCGAGGAACAGATAGTCCCGCCGGACCGAGAGGCCTGGCGGGACTGTTGTTGAGAGTTCTAGTCCTAGCTATACGGACGGAGGGCTGCGTGCTTTCCTGCGATGTAGCCCTGAGCGAGAGCGCGACCGTTCCCGTGCTGACTGAATCCGCCAGCGGCTTCTCCGGCGGCGTAGAGGCCGGGAATTACCTGACCGGCAAAGTCGAGGACCTGGCTTGCGGCGTTGATGCGCAGGCCGGACCGGGGGTCGTGGATCACCGGCGTCGACCAGGCGGCATAGAAGGGCCCCGTTTGGATCTTGAATTGGGGTGTCGGTTTGCCGAAGTCGGCGTCGGCACCCGCATCAACGAAGCTGTTGTACCGCGTCACCGTCTGGACCAGGTTGCTTGCCGGCATGGGAACCCGCTGATACGGCATGACGATCTTCGCTGCGAGCTCCTCCAGCGAGTTTGCCTGGAAGAAGAATCCGTCAGGATCGACAAAGGGTGGCGCCACGTTCCAATTCCTGCGGGCCCTGGTAGTTTCATCGAATATGGCCCAGATCGGGCCACCGCCGTTGTGGCCGTCGCCGATGCCAGCCATAGCGGCGTTGATCCAGTTTTGTGGGTTGTATGTGATGTTCTTGGCGTTCAGGTAGCTGCCTTGAGTGTACGGGTTGACCGAGCCAGCGCTGTTCGTGCCGAATTGACCTCCCGTTTCGTCGTAGAACCGCTTCCCGATCATGTTGACATGGATAACGTCCTGGAAGTTGTTGACGCTTAGCCCCCTGGCTTTCGCAAGCGGGAAGACAACGCTGGTGGGCAACCACTCCAGGAACGAGTAGTTGTACCGCGTTCCGATGCGGCTTGGCTTGGTGATGTTGGTGCCGAACTCTCCGGTCTGGTTGTACGTGCCCGCGAGACCCGCGCCGACATTCAGCCCGGCGAGTATGCCGCTGGCGTCTTGAAAGGAATAGGGCTCGCCGGCGACGCCGCAGTACTCCGCGGTGAGCCGTGGGTCGAACATTCGGCGGTATTCCACATTCCCGTTTCCGCCGCCGGTCGCGATCACTACGCCCTTGCGTGCCTGAATGCTGACGGTGCGGTTTTGATACGTGGCCTTGATCCCGGTCACGCCCTGCTGCATCCGGTGCAGCGACTGCAAACGGTGATTCAGCAGGATCTTCACGCCACGTGCTTTTGCTGCGGCCTCCAGCGGATATATGAAGCCGGGCCCTTGAGACGTCGTCAGCCGTTGTGCCGGGGCTACCTGCAAGCCGGTCCGGACCGAGGGGTAGTCCATGATCGCCGTGTGCATCATCCGGTTGACGGAGTTGCCGGTTTCATTGGCGCCGACGTTGTCGGGCGTGTTTCTCGTCCACCTGACGCCATGGCGGACCAGAAAGTCGTAAATGGTGACGTTGATGTCGGCAAATGCCCGGATGACCTCGCGATCGTTATAGCGGTAGCTCGGAAAGCCGTTCGACTGGACGATGGACCAGTCGGTAAGATCGCGAAACAGGAGATCTGGCGTGTCCATGATGCCGGCCGCCATCTGGGCAGGGGTTCCGCCTCCCAGGGGAATGTTGCCCGAGCTGACGACGCCACGTCCCCCAATGTGCGGTTGCGACTCGAGGACAATAACCGACGCGCCTGCCTCTGCGGCGGCGACTGCGGCGGCAAGACCCGCCGAGCCGCAACCCAAAACGACGACATCGGCTACATTCCCGTTCGCGGCATTGCCAATGTTCACCTGGAAAATGCTGCTGCCCACCCCTGCGGCGGCTATTCCAGCAGCGCCCTTCAGCACTGAGCGTCGGTTGACTGTCATTACGTTCTCCTCCTCGTATTTTAGACCAGCGCGTTCGGGCTTGTGTGGATCGGGGCCCGAACAGCAAAACTCCTTAGTGGCGATCGCCGTAGAGACCTGGTCGACCGCAGTATTGCAGCATTCGCTCTTCCGACAACTGAGAAGATGTGATCTCGGTATAACATTCACTCAACTCAGGCATGCCTCCCCCACCCCACTCCACTCGATCTTTTCCGGGCTCCACCTGGCGGGAGCTCTCGGCAGCACTCATGTGCTGGCTGGCACGTCGTCATGCTTCCGTGGTTTGCCCCACGAATAGATGATCGATAGCCAGACCAGACAGAAGAACGCGAAAAGCGCGAAGGCGACGGGCCGATTGACGAAATCGATGAGGTTCCCCTGTGACTTGATCAGTGTCGAAATCAGGTTTTTCTCCAGGAGCGGACCGATGACGATTCCAAGCACGCATGGCGCGATCGGGAACCCGTTCTCTTCCATCAGATAGCCGACCACGCCGAAGATCAGCATGATCGTGACTCCGTAAACCGCGTTGTTGGAGGCGAAGGCCCCGACAATGCAGAAGATCAGGATCAGCGGCATCAGCACCGATTTCGGGATGAGCAGGATGTTCTTCGAGAATTTGATGAGCGCCCAGCCCAGCGGAACCATGATCAGATTGGCGAGGATGAAGATCAGGAAAACGGCATAGATCGTCTGCGGATTGAACAGGAACAGCGTCGGGCCGGGATTCATGCCCTTGACGTAGAGGACACCGATGACGATGGCCGTGATCGTGTCGCCGGGAATGCCGAAAACAAGCGCGGGCACCCAGGCGCTGGAAAGGGAGGCGTTGTTCGCCGCGGATGCCTCGACCACGCCTTCGATATGGCCTTTGCCGTATTTCTCCGGCGTTTTCGAGAAACGTCGGCTGACGGCATAACTGACATAGGCGGCAACGTCCGCCCCTGCCCCGGGCAAGATGCCGATGGCGGTTCCGGTGACATTGCCTCGAATAAGTTGGCGCCAATAGGTTTTGAGCATGAAGCCCCAGTGGCGGAAAATGTTGCCCACCGCCTTCGGTGCCTGCTCCCAGCCGCTTCCGCCGTCAATCACGGTGCGCAGCACTTCGGAGATGGCAAAGATACCGATCATGACCGGGATGAAGTCGATGCCGGCCAGCATATCGGTCGAACCGAATGTCAGACGCGGCACCCCGGCGGGATTGTTGAGACCGACGCTTGCGATCGTCAGGCCGAGAAACAGGCTGATAAGCCCCTTGACCGGACTGGACGTGCCCATGAAGACGGCGCAAGTCAGCCCCAGAAGCGCCATCCAGAAATATTCCGGCGTGGAAAAGCTCATCGCGAATTCGGCCAGCGTCGGAGCGGCGAAAATCAGCACCAGCGTGCCGAAGAGCCCACCCATCGCTGAAAACAGCACGCATGCGCCAAGAGCGAGTTCGGCCTGCCCCTGCCGCGTGAGACGATAGGTATCTTCGACATAGGCTGCGGATGCTGGGGTGCCTGGAATGCGAAGCAGAGCGCCTGGAATATCGCCGGCGAAAATCGCCATGGCCGAACACGCGACCATCGCGCCGACGGCCGCGACGGGTTCCATGAAGAACGTCAGCGGCACGAGCATGGCCGTCGCCATCGTGGCGGTCAGGCCGGGCACGGCCCCAACGAAAATTCCGAATATCGAGGCGGCAAGCACCGTCAGCAGCACGTTCCATGTGGTGACGAGACCGAAAGCCTGAATGATGACATCCATCGCAGCCGTCCCCTACCAGGGCAGTCGCGGCACGATGCCGAACGGCAAGGGCACGAGAAGCATGGTTCTGAAGATGAAGTCGCAAGCCAAAGCCGCGACGATTGCAAGAATGAGAGCCTTGAGCGGATGCACCTTTAAAATGAGGAACATCGCGAAGGTGACGATGATGGCGCTCGGTATGAAGCCCAATCTGCGCGAAAAGAAGATGTAGCCGATCACGAGAAGGACGATTGCGGTCACGCCGAACACAGCGCGCGGATTTCTGATCTCGTCAGACAGATAGACCAGCGGCTCGCGGCCTTGCCTTATGCCCGCGAAGAGAAGTTTCGCCGAGCAAGCCACGATGCCCGCCGATATCAGCAGCGGAAAGGTCGCCGCGCCGTAGCTTTGTCCCGGTATCGACGGGAGCCCGTAAGAATACCAGGCCAGGGAGATTCCCATGACGAGGAATATGGCTCCGAGCGCTGCATCGCTGAATCGCATGAGAGAACCTCACAATATGACAGCGGCAGGCCGCAGCGGAACCACGACCTGCCTACGGATTTGCGACGGCTATTCCGCCAGGCCGATGGCTTTCATCGTCTCGCCGAAGCTGGCGTCCATCGTTTGCAGGAATGTTCCGAACTCGTCACCGCCAAGGTAGCTCGTACCGAAGCCCTGAGCGTTCATGAACTCATGATATTCCTCGCTCTGGTAGACGGCATCCAGAGCCGTGATCAAACGGTCCCTGACATCATCGGGCAGACCGGCCGGTGCGACGATTCCGCGCCATGCGCCGAACGCCCAGTCCGAGCCGGTTTCTTCGGCGAGCGTCGGCACATCCGGGAACAGTTTGGAGCGTTCGCTGCTCATATAGGCCAGCGATTTCACACGTCCGGCGTCGATCAACCCGCGCGCTTCCACCAGAGACGACGGAACGATATCGGTACCGCCCGACATCAGTTCCTGAAGGCCGCTCGCCGCGCCCTCGCTGGGCACCCAGATGACCTTGGTCGGATCGATGTCCGCAGCGTTCAGCATGCCCGCGATCGCCACGTGCCAGCTCGATCCCTGACCGCTTCCCGTGGCCCGAAACGTCCCGGAGGGGGAATCCTGGATCGCCTGCAGCAGATCGTTGACCGTCTGGTATTCGGAGTTTGCCGACACCTGCACGCCGGCGGGGTCCTCATTCATCAGGGCCAGCGGCGTGTACACAGCATATGTCAGGTCGGTCAGACCCAGCCAGTGCATCAGATTGACTTCGGTCGTGGCGAGACCGATCGTGTACCCGTCCGGTTCGGCATCCGCCATGGCCGTGTGCCCGACCACGCCCGACCCACCCGTGCGGTTCACCACATTCACGGACTGGCCCAGTTCCTTTTCAAGACCAACCGCGATGACGCGCGCCACCGCATCGGTTCCGCCGCCTGCGCCCCACGCGACGTAAAGCGTCAGCGGGCGGTCGGGGTATTCGGCCAATGCCGGCACGGCGACCGTGGAAAGCAGCATCGCGGCTGCTAGGCTTTTCACTATTTTCATCTTGCTTCTCCTCCCGATAAAGACTGTGTCGCATCGGCCATTTCCGATGCTGACGAATTTCCTGTTTCTCCTGCAGGCCTTCCGTTGTTGCGTTTCGACGCTTGCTTGCGCCTCTTCTAAAGCCCGCCCGACACGGCGGCGGCACCGATGCCGTGGCCTACGCCCGTTATGATGGCTATGGGCCTC
It contains:
- a CDS encoding IlvD/Edd family dehydratase, with the protein product MSKINDAKRLRSREWFDNPDNPGMTALYLERYLNYGLTREELQSGKPLIGIAQTGSDLSPCNRHHIELAKRVRDGIVAAGGVPLEFPVHPIQETGKRPTAALDRNLAYLALVELLYGYPLDGVVLTIGCDKTTPALLMAAATVNIPAIALSVGPMLNGWHKGERTGSGTVVWKSRERLAAGEIDYDQFMDIVASSAPSVGYCNTMGTATTMNSLAEALGMQLPGSAAIPAPYRERGQIAYQTGKRIVDMVREDLKPSDIMTREAFENAIVVNSAIGGSTNAPIHLNAIARHLGVSLTVDDWQKVGHHVPLIVNLQPAGEYLGEDYHHAGGVPAVVAELMKAGLLPHPGAMTANGRTIGDNCAAAENLDGKVIRTVANPLRKDAGFINLKGNLFDSAIMKTSVISPEFRDRYLSNPQDPDAFEGVAAVFDGPEDYHHRIEDPSLGLNENTILFMRGAGPVGYPGGAEVVNMQPPAYLLKAGIHSLPCIGDGRQSGTSGSPSILNASPEAAVGGGLALLRTGDRVRIDLRKGTADILVSDDEIKRRRVDLQSEGGYAYPKHQTPWQEIQRSMVDQLSEGMVLKPAVKYQNIAVTSGVPRDNH
- a CDS encoding PilN domain-containing protein, coding for MASPFTAAIRSMDDWIAGPASLLDELARVKSGSRVIVSVADDGSALEIRPASSRKPSAPLSVPISPDAQPPAALRTAVNGKTVHLGIPESWVIARRIELPMEAASHVEGIVASRMGALSPLPVSDIYFGHRVLEIDREARQMTVAVAIVPRSRVAAALACLNVTEARQVLISAPFPEGGAVTVSTHRQQGSGTRGRIKFLLAGVLGISVVAAITALAARPLIKDSYAERRAAVEARAEKARQAITLAATPYKADSAPEQTALNIKEDAVSALAALDDLAQALPTHSYATEVSFADGRMRLLGRTIDVPEVLTALESSGRFEDSKLVGPALRGEDGVTSEFDVDTRPLIRTGSSLR
- a CDS encoding GspMb/PilO family protein; translated protein: MVIALLFVATLVLVADTLLSWRAEAQTLALYEERAALLESKASNSPVQQGETPALDLGGSRILLDSQTSGLVSAEFQRLLSDRVERVGAVIRRVDIPTDGQIAITDGPQLESLERVRLTVDIEVMEQSLPDLLYAIEAGSPVMIVDSFRLRLNRRVDLGGDQTSSSLDRPLSLNVSLSAFREKDPQS
- a CDS encoding type II secretion system F family protein, whose amino-acid sequence is MGSTAFAYKALNGEGRLELGRIDASDSDDAVQKLGARGLIPVSVEQSVRSASRAPLFTTRIPPAAVTRLLSDLSIMLNAGIRIDEALAIMEKEFDSGRLQPVVAGIRTDLASGKSFSSAMEAWPALFPTFQVAMIRVAESSGKLPTLLSRIVEERQSFEALQVKVSEALRYPAVLFAGTICVLVFFLVGVVPQFEPMIMQGGNTDTVMVAMFAVSTFLRDYGLLLLLGASVLVLLGFVAARRGLLSAWLWGFAKKLPLLSDIPGSYRTGRFARLLGIMVETGVAVPVAFKLISDTIDHGEAARARAQQASDALRHGNRLGHALEILQLPPLAVRMLRLGEQSGELAGLAYRVADFYEVRLERSLSRIVGLVGPAAVATISILIGGMIVSIMSTLMSFNDMVR
- the gspG gene encoding type II secretion system major pseudopilin GspG, producing the protein MSVHFAVDSHLTQRKRARRRRAGFTLIEMLVVLAIIGLISALVGPRVLAQLSDSRERAAKLQIEAFSSALDIFYIDVGRYPVQAEGLGALVRKPSTIQVWNGPYLRGESVPLDPWGNEYKYASDGKTFNITADGPGGRGSNVSD
- a CDS encoding prepilin-type N-terminal cleavage/methylation domain-containing protein translates to MTARRRRGFTLIEVLASLAIAVLLIVPIARMITGTAGAFAGLERSTERRVGMQAAMAVAMTLDQLRTGRRVIGDYTVIVEPYRFERASALARAGWQLYSVTVRSTDGSGDDVIQTVRLGKLQ
- a CDS encoding prepilin-type N-terminal cleavage/methylation domain-containing protein is translated as MTRKRSARAGFTLIEALASLVLATMLFGGLALYTGTWLRQWHGMIARGGQEDTVAVILDRMVEDLEAAQPGYSNAQQAAAVRFTGHADAVTFVRPALGYEPRAGLDDITYSMGRAGSDDALIRARRDFMMSGGGEDLPLMRGDLKLSFSYAGTDAALSPEWTSTNRLPSLVRIEISGNSPRPWRQWAYARLRVELPARCGAADALAPCLQRYGIGS